From a region of the Streptomyces venezuelae genome:
- a CDS encoding DEAD/DEAH box helicase, which yields MAFNHLPAGAHDAFGPLSRTPVTHSVPMANTSGPGRPTAPADPRPTPDAVLDRLSRGPSRAARITHTEHLPPRAGRHAVWPDRIRTDVVAAIGSAGIDHPWEHQAAAAELALDGTSVVVATGTASGKSLAYLAPVLSALADGAEAPNGRGATALYLAPTKALAADQRRAVRELAAPLGNAVRPAVYDGDTPVEEREWVRQYANYVLTNPDMLHRGILPAHPRWSSFLRALRYVVIDECHTYRGVFGSHVAQVLRRLRRLCARYGAEPVFLLASATASDPAAAASRLTGVRVTEITDDASPRGEVVFALWEPPLLTELRGEKGAPVRRTATAETADLLTDLVVQGVRTVAFVRSRRGAELISVIAQERLASVDRSLPRRVAAYRGGYLPEERRALERALHSGELLGLAATTALELGVDVSGLDAVLITGYPGTRASLWQQAGRAGRSGQGALAVLVARDDPLDTYLVHHPEALFQRPVEATVLDPDNPYVLAPHLCAAAAELPLTDADLELFGPATEELLPQLEAAKLLRRRATAWHWTRRERASDLTDIRGGGGRPVQIVEASTGRLLGTVDESAAHTAVHEGAVHLHQGRTYLVKHLDLEDSAALVEQADPPFTTTARDTTSISVLETETEIPWGSARLCFGSVEVTNQVVSYLRRKVITGEVLGEAKLDLPPRTLRTRAVWWTVTEEQLDEARISPEILGGALHAAEHASIGMLPLFATCDRWDIGGVSVPLHPDTLLPTVFVYDGHPGGAGFAERAFGTARAWLTATRDAIAACECEAGCPSCIQSPKCGNGNEPLHKRGAVRLLTRLLSESPAVPATTPFSESPAASAAPLSDAAEASEAPEA from the coding sequence ATGGCATTCAATCACTTACCGGCAGGCGCGCACGACGCCTTCGGACCATTGTCCCGCACGCCGGTGACACACTCGGTTCCGATGGCCAACACATCTGGTCCCGGACGGCCCACGGCACCCGCGGACCCACGACCCACCCCCGACGCGGTCCTGGACCGCCTGTCACGGGGGCCTTCCCGTGCTGCGCGCATCACCCATACGGAGCACTTGCCCCCTCGGGCGGGTCGTCATGCAGTCTGGCCGGACCGCATCCGAACAGACGTCGTAGCCGCAATCGGATCGGCCGGAATCGACCATCCGTGGGAACACCAGGCCGCGGCGGCCGAGCTCGCCCTCGACGGAACGTCCGTGGTCGTGGCCACCGGAACCGCCTCGGGCAAGTCCCTCGCCTACCTCGCGCCCGTGCTCTCCGCCCTCGCGGACGGCGCCGAGGCCCCGAACGGCCGGGGCGCGACCGCCCTGTACCTGGCCCCCACCAAGGCCCTGGCGGCCGACCAGCGGCGCGCCGTACGGGAACTGGCCGCCCCGCTGGGCAACGCCGTACGCCCCGCGGTCTACGACGGGGACACGCCCGTCGAGGAGCGCGAATGGGTGCGGCAGTACGCGAACTACGTCCTGACCAACCCCGACATGCTGCACCGCGGGATCCTGCCGGCCCACCCCCGCTGGTCCTCCTTCCTGCGGGCCCTGCGCTACGTCGTGATCGACGAGTGCCACACCTACCGCGGGGTCTTCGGCTCCCATGTGGCACAGGTGCTGCGGCGACTGCGGCGGCTCTGCGCCCGTTACGGCGCGGAACCCGTCTTCCTGCTGGCCTCCGCCACCGCGAGCGACCCGGCGGCCGCCGCGTCCCGGCTGACCGGCGTACGGGTGACCGAGATCACCGACGACGCCTCGCCGCGGGGCGAGGTGGTCTTCGCCCTCTGGGAGCCGCCGCTCCTGACCGAGCTGCGCGGCGAGAAAGGTGCCCCCGTACGCCGTACGGCCACCGCCGAGACCGCCGACCTGCTGACCGACCTGGTGGTCCAGGGGGTCCGCACGGTCGCCTTCGTCCGCTCCCGGCGCGGAGCCGAGCTGATCTCCGTGATCGCCCAGGAACGGCTCGCGTCCGTCGACCGTTCGCTGCCCCGGCGCGTCGCCGCGTACCGGGGCGGCTACCTCCCCGAGGAGCGCCGGGCCCTGGAGCGGGCCCTGCACTCCGGCGAGCTGCTCGGGCTGGCCGCCACGACGGCCCTGGAGCTGGGCGTGGACGTATCCGGCCTGGACGCCGTGCTGATCACCGGCTACCCGGGCACCCGGGCCTCCCTGTGGCAGCAGGCGGGCCGCGCGGGGCGCTCGGGCCAGGGCGCCCTGGCCGTACTGGTCGCCCGGGACGACCCGCTGGACACCTACCTCGTCCACCACCCGGAGGCGCTGTTCCAGCGGCCGGTGGAGGCCACCGTCCTGGACCCCGACAACCCGTACGTCCTCGCCCCGCACCTCTGCGCGGCGGCAGCGGAGCTGCCGCTGACCGACGCCGACCTGGAACTCTTCGGCCCGGCGACCGAGGAACTCCTTCCTCAGCTCGAAGCGGCGAAACTGCTGCGCCGCCGGGCGACCGCCTGGCACTGGACCCGCCGGGAACGGGCCTCGGACCTGACCGACATCCGGGGCGGCGGCGGCCGCCCGGTGCAGATCGTGGAAGCCTCGACCGGCCGGCTGCTGGGTACGGTCGACGAGTCGGCAGCCCACACCGCAGTCCACGAGGGGGCCGTCCACCTCCACCAGGGCCGCACGTACCTCGTGAAACACCTGGACCTTGAGGACTCGGCGGCCCTCGTGGAGCAGGCGGACCCGCCCTTCACCACCACGGCCCGCGACACCACCTCCATCTCCGTCCTGGAGACCGAGACCGAGATCCCCTGGGGCTCGGCCCGGCTCTGCTTCGGCTCCGTCGAGGTCACCAACCAGGTCGTCTCCTATCTGCGCCGCAAGGTGATCACCGGCGAGGTGCTGGGGGAGGCCAAGCTCGACCTGCCGCCCCGCACCCTGCGCACCCGGGCCGTGTGGTGGACGGTGACCGAGGAGCAGCTCGACGAGGCCCGGATCAGTCCGGAGATCCTGGGCGGCGCCCTGCACGCCGCCGAGCACGCCTCCATCGGCATGCTCCCCCTGTTCGCCACCTGCGACCGCTGGGACATCGGCGGCGTCTCCGTGCCGCTGCATCCCGACACCCTCCTCCCCACGGTCTTCGTCTACGACGGCCACCCCGGCGGCGCCGGCTTCGCGGAGCGCGCCTTCGGCACGGCCCGCGCCTGGCTGACGGCGACCCGCGACGCGATCGCCGCCTGCGAGTGCGAGGCCGGCTGCCCGTCCTGCATCCAGTCCCCCAAGTGCGGCAACGGCAACGAGCCCCTGCACAAGCGCGGCGCCGTCCGACTCCTCACCCGCCTCCTCTCCGAATCCCCGGCCGTCCCGGCCACCACACCCTTCTCGGAATCCCCGGCCGCCTCGGCCGCACCGCTCTCCGACGCGGCCGAGGCCTCCGAAGCCCCGGAGGCCTGA
- a CDS encoding small secreted protein produces the protein MNKKIAAALSGGAALMLVLSGCGGDETDQKAGSWAKKVCDQWQPQIEKIEAANVEIKRVASESSKPDEVQKTDSAAFATMTESYKAMADALRSAGVPPVKNGAATQEAAAKGFETTSTGYADLKAKTDALDPQDKAKFADGLKEVAGGLKDVTKGGQDALAQLKAGGLGTAINGQKGCQVTTAPAAS, from the coding sequence GTGAACAAGAAGATTGCGGCCGCGTTGTCGGGCGGTGCGGCACTGATGCTCGTCCTGTCCGGATGCGGCGGGGACGAGACCGACCAGAAGGCCGGCTCCTGGGCCAAGAAGGTCTGCGACCAGTGGCAGCCCCAGATCGAGAAGATCGAAGCCGCCAACGTCGAGATCAAGCGGGTGGCCTCGGAAAGCAGCAAGCCCGACGAGGTCCAGAAGACCGACTCGGCGGCCTTCGCGACCATGACCGAGTCGTACAAGGCGATGGCCGACGCCCTGCGGTCGGCGGGCGTTCCGCCGGTCAAGAACGGCGCCGCGACCCAGGAGGCGGCGGCCAAGGGCTTCGAGACGACCTCCACGGGCTACGCCGACCTGAAGGCGAAGACCGACGCCCTCGACCCCCAGGACAAGGCGAAGTTCGCCGACGGCCTCAAGGAGGTCGCGGGCGGGCTCAAGGACGTGACGAAGGGCGGTCAGGACGCGCTCGCCCAGCTCAAGGCGGGTGGCCTCGGCACGGCGATCAACGGGCAGAAGGGTTGCCAGGTGACGACGGCACCGGCGGCCTCCTAG
- the bldG gene encoding anti-sigma factor antagonist BldG, translating to MDLSLSTRTVGDRTVVEVGGEIDVYTAPKLREQLVELVNDGSYHLVVDMERVDFLDSTGLGVLVGGLKRVRAHEGSLRLVCNQERILKIFRITGLTKVFPIHTTVEDAVNATD from the coding sequence GTGGACCTGTCCCTGTCGACTCGCACTGTCGGCGACCGTACGGTCGTGGAGGTCGGTGGCGAGATTGATGTGTATACCGCGCCCAAGCTGCGCGAGCAGTTGGTCGAGTTGGTGAACGACGGCAGCTACCACCTGGTTGTCGACATGGAGCGGGTGGACTTCCTCGACTCCACCGGTCTTGGTGTGCTCGTGGGCGGCCTCAAGCGCGTCCGTGCGCACGAGGGCTCGCTCCGTCTGGTGTGCAACCAGGAGCGCATCCTGAAGATCTTCCGCATCACCGGTCTGACCAAGGTGTTTCCGATTCACACCACGGTGGAAGACGCCGTCAACGCCACCGACTGA
- a CDS encoding ATP-binding protein encodes MATVELRFSAQPEHVRTARLVAAAVARRVGVEEAVLDEVRLAVGEACSRAVGLHRSNGLTAPVRVVLTEDDKVFSIEVGDEVPGPSGSAADAVPGITAVLESEGETEDEMGLAVISGLVDDVEVSNGESGGTIRMSWPVSGVSELP; translated from the coding sequence ATGGCCACCGTTGAACTGCGCTTCAGCGCCCAGCCCGAACACGTCCGGACGGCCCGCCTGGTCGCGGCCGCCGTGGCGCGCCGGGTCGGCGTGGAGGAAGCCGTCCTCGACGAGGTCCGCCTCGCCGTGGGTGAGGCCTGTTCGCGTGCCGTCGGACTCCATCGGAGCAACGGACTGACCGCGCCCGTCCGGGTGGTGCTGACCGAGGACGACAAGGTGTTCTCCATCGAGGTCGGCGACGAGGTCCCCGGGCCGTCCGGCAGCGCGGCCGACGCCGTGCCCGGCATCACCGCCGTCCTGGAGTCCGAGGGCGAGACCGAGGACGAGATGGGTCTCGCGGTGATCAGCGGGCTCGTCGACGACGTCGAGGTGAGCAACGGTGAATCGGGCGGGACCATCCGGATGAGCTGGCCCGTCTCCGGGGTCTCCGAGCTTCCCTGA
- a CDS encoding sodium-translocating pyrophosphatase, whose product MTGLFTPIAPDRTTDLAAAVLTDDNRLIVIVIAAVALAALVVAQILVRQVLAADEGTDSMKRIAAAVQEGANAYLGRQLRTLGIFAVVVFFLLFLLPADDWTQRGGRSAFFLVGAIFSAATGYIGMRLAVRANVRVAAAAREATPAEGEPARDLTEVSHKAMKIAFRTGGVVGMFTVGLGLLGASCVVLVYAADAPKVLEGFGLGAALIAMFMRVGGGIFTKAADVGADLVGKVEQGIPEDDPRNAATIADNVGDNVGDCAGMAADLFESYAVTLVAALILGKAAFGDLGLAFPLIVPAIGVITAMIGIFAVSPRRSDRSGMTAINRGFFISAVISLALVAIAVYAYLPATYKELVGVENPAITNHTGDPRILAVVAVAIGIVLAALIQQLTGYFTETNRRPVRDIGKSSLTGAATVVLAGISVGLESAVYTALLIGLGVYGAFLLGGTSILLALFAVALAGTGLLTTVGVIVAMDTFGPVSDNAQGIAEMSGDVEGAGAQVLTDLDAVGNTTKAITKGIAIATAVLAAAALFGSYNDAIAAAVKEVGAKAGELNLSLDIAQPNNLVGLILGAAVVFLFSGLAINAVSRSAGAVVYEVRRQFREHPGIMDYSEKPEYGRVVDICTKDALRELATPGLLAVLTPIAVGFSLGVGALGSFLAGAIGTGTLMAVFLANSGGAWDNAKKLVEDGHHGGKGSEAHEAVVIGDTVGDPFKDTAGPAINPLLKVMNLVALLIAPAVVQFSYGGDSSPLVRAVVAVLAIGVIIGAVYISKRRGIAVGDETDGGAAERVAQSADPATVS is encoded by the coding sequence ATGACGGGGCTCTTCACCCCCATTGCGCCGGATCGCACCACGGATCTGGCAGCTGCAGTACTCACCGATGACAATCGGCTCATCGTGATCGTCATCGCGGCCGTGGCACTCGCCGCACTCGTCGTCGCGCAGATCCTGGTCCGCCAGGTCCTCGCCGCCGACGAGGGAACCGACAGCATGAAGAGGATCGCCGCAGCCGTCCAGGAAGGCGCCAACGCCTACCTCGGCCGGCAGCTGCGCACCCTCGGCATCTTCGCCGTCGTGGTCTTCTTCCTGCTCTTCCTGCTCCCCGCCGACGACTGGACGCAGCGGGGCGGGCGCTCCGCCTTCTTCCTCGTGGGCGCCATCTTCTCGGCCGCCACCGGCTACATCGGCATGCGCCTGGCGGTCCGCGCCAACGTCCGCGTCGCCGCTGCCGCACGTGAGGCCACCCCGGCCGAGGGGGAGCCCGCCAGGGACCTGACCGAGGTCTCCCACAAGGCGATGAAGATCGCCTTCCGGACGGGCGGCGTCGTCGGCATGTTCACCGTCGGCCTCGGCCTCCTGGGCGCCTCCTGCGTCGTCCTGGTCTACGCCGCCGACGCCCCCAAGGTCCTGGAGGGCTTCGGTCTCGGTGCCGCCCTGATCGCGATGTTCATGCGCGTGGGCGGCGGAATCTTCACCAAGGCCGCCGACGTCGGCGCCGACCTGGTCGGCAAGGTCGAGCAGGGCATTCCGGAGGACGACCCGCGCAATGCCGCGACCATCGCCGACAACGTGGGCGACAACGTCGGAGACTGCGCCGGAATGGCGGCCGACCTCTTCGAGTCCTACGCCGTCACCCTGGTGGCCGCGCTCATCCTCGGCAAGGCCGCCTTCGGCGACCTGGGACTCGCCTTCCCGCTGATCGTGCCCGCGATCGGCGTCATCACCGCGATGATCGGCATCTTCGCGGTCTCCCCGCGCCGCAGCGACCGCAGCGGCATGACCGCCATCAACCGCGGCTTCTTCATCTCCGCCGTGATCTCCCTGGCGCTGGTCGCGATCGCCGTCTACGCCTACCTGCCGGCCACCTACAAGGAGCTCGTCGGCGTCGAGAACCCGGCGATCACCAACCACACCGGTGACCCGCGGATCCTGGCCGTCGTCGCCGTCGCCATCGGCATCGTGCTCGCGGCCCTGATCCAGCAGCTGACCGGCTACTTCACCGAGACCAACCGGCGCCCCGTCCGGGACATCGGCAAGTCCTCCCTGACGGGAGCCGCCACCGTCGTCCTCGCCGGGATCTCGGTGGGCCTGGAGTCCGCCGTCTACACGGCGCTGCTCATCGGCCTCGGCGTCTACGGCGCGTTCCTGCTCGGCGGTACGTCGATCCTGCTCGCGCTCTTCGCGGTGGCCCTGGCCGGCACCGGCCTGCTCACCACCGTCGGCGTCATCGTCGCCATGGACACCTTCGGGCCCGTCTCCGACAACGCCCAGGGCATCGCCGAGATGTCCGGCGACGTCGAGGGCGCCGGTGCGCAGGTCCTGACCGACCTGGACGCCGTGGGCAACACCACGAAGGCCATCACCAAGGGCATCGCCATCGCCACGGCCGTGCTCGCCGCGGCGGCGCTCTTCGGCTCGTACAACGACGCGATCGCCGCCGCGGTCAAGGAAGTCGGTGCCAAGGCCGGGGAGCTGAACCTCAGCCTGGACATCGCACAGCCCAACAACCTCGTCGGGCTGATCCTGGGCGCGGCCGTGGTGTTCCTGTTCTCCGGCCTCGCCATCAACGCCGTCTCCCGCTCCGCGGGAGCCGTCGTCTACGAGGTGCGCCGCCAGTTCCGCGAGCACCCCGGGATCATGGACTACAGCGAGAAGCCCGAGTACGGGCGCGTCGTGGACATCTGCACCAAGGACGCGCTGCGCGAGCTCGCCACGCCCGGCCTGCTCGCCGTGCTCACCCCGATCGCCGTGGGCTTCTCCCTCGGCGTGGGCGCGCTCGGCTCCTTCCTCGCCGGCGCCATCGGCACGGGCACCCTGATGGCGGTCTTCCTCGCCAACTCCGGCGGCGCGTGGGACAACGCGAAGAAGCTCGTGGAGGACGGTCACCACGGCGGCAAGGGCAGTGAGGCCCACGAGGCGGTCGTCATCGGCGACACGGTCGGCGACCCGTTCAAGGACACCGCGGGTCCCGCGATCAACCCGCTGCTCAAGGTCATGAACCTGGTCGCGCTGCTGATCGCCCCCGCGGTCGTGCAGTTCAGCTACGGCGGGGACAGCAGCCCGCTCGTGCGGGCCGTCGTGGCCGTCCTCGCGATCGGGGTCATCATCGGCGCGGTCTACATCTCCAAGCGCCGTGGCATCGCCGTCGGCGACGAGACCGACGGCGGAGCCGCCGAGCGGGTGGCCCAGTCGGCCGACCCGGCGACGGTCTCCTGA